The Streptomyces clavuligerus genome includes a region encoding these proteins:
- a CDS encoding carbonic anhydrase, which translates to MTFPSERHAAGGATPAPVSRPRRGLLRAAIIGSTVTAGAWALGGPAASAVPRTSTGPRPATPEAALRELHAGNQRWRTFHEQHPHETHTIRREAVSGQHPFAVVLGCIDSRVPPELVFDQGLGDLLTVRSAGQVLDEAVLGSVAYGVLELDIPLVVVLGHQSCGAVAAAVHADETGAELPAHIQYIAAEIRPAIDRSVQGDARIDATVSAQVRRVRSRLAAEPDLAPRIAAGRLAITGARYELTSQLVHQLA; encoded by the coding sequence ATGACCTTCCCTTCCGAACGGCATGCGGCGGGCGGTGCCACGCCGGCCCCGGTATCACGTCCGCGCCGCGGGCTGCTCCGCGCCGCGATCATCGGGAGCACCGTCACGGCCGGCGCCTGGGCACTCGGCGGCCCGGCCGCGTCGGCCGTCCCGCGTACGTCCACCGGCCCGCGGCCCGCCACCCCCGAAGCGGCCCTTCGGGAACTGCACGCGGGCAACCAGCGCTGGCGCACCTTCCATGAGCAGCACCCTCACGAGACGCACACCATCCGGCGCGAAGCGGTCTCCGGACAGCACCCGTTCGCGGTCGTCCTGGGCTGCATCGATTCCCGGGTTCCACCGGAACTGGTCTTCGACCAGGGCCTGGGCGATCTGCTGACCGTGCGCTCCGCCGGTCAGGTGCTGGACGAGGCGGTACTGGGAAGTGTCGCGTACGGAGTCCTCGAACTGGACATCCCCCTTGTCGTCGTGCTCGGTCACCAGTCGTGCGGCGCGGTGGCCGCGGCCGTGCACGCGGACGAGACGGGCGCCGAACTGCCCGCCCACATCCAGTACATCGCCGCCGAGATCAGACCCGCCATCGACCGCTCGGTGCAAGGCGACGCCCGGATCGACGCGACGGTCTCCGCCCAGGTGCGCCGCGTGCGCTCGCGGCTCGCGGCGGAACCCGATCTGGCCCCGCGAATCGCGGCGGGTCGGCTGGCGATCACGGGCGCCCGGTACGAGCTGACCAGCCAACTGGTGCACCAGCTCGCCTGA
- a CDS encoding fatty acid desaturase family protein yields MTGQNTWSTDAAPACGDFPELYRRVAAAGLLRRRPLYYAGRASALLIALALLLGSFAALGASWWQLLLAPLFALLLGQLALLGHDVAHRAVFTSRRATALAGVLLGNLVVGMSYGWWVSDHHRHHAHPNREGYDPAADSLLFVRTPEQARRTRGVRRVVARHQAELFFPLLSLQALGLAVVTGVTLVRGTVRHPGWERTLAVLHYLLVAALLLVVLTPLQALAFTGVCGAVLGVYLGCVFAPNHKGMPMTGPDAGRADYFRRQVLPSRNLRAGRFVHAVFGGLGHQIEHHLFPSMPVVALRPASRIVRAYCAEVGVPYAEAGLVDSFREILRDLRAVGRCAEAPSPAAARTADVGGAR; encoded by the coding sequence ATGACCGGTCAGAACACATGGAGCACCGACGCCGCCCCGGCGTGCGGCGACTTCCCCGAGCTGTACCGCCGCGTCGCCGCCGCCGGCCTCCTGCGCAGACGGCCGCTGTACTACGCCGGTCGGGCCTCGGCGCTGTTGATCGCCCTGGCCCTGCTCCTCGGGTCGTTCGCCGCGCTCGGCGCGAGCTGGTGGCAGCTCCTGCTGGCACCCCTCTTCGCCCTTCTCCTCGGCCAACTGGCGCTGCTGGGGCACGACGTCGCCCACCGCGCGGTGTTCACCAGCCGCCGGGCCACCGCCCTCGCGGGCGTGCTGCTCGGGAACCTCGTGGTCGGCATGAGCTACGGATGGTGGGTGAGCGACCACCACCGCCACCACGCGCACCCCAACCGCGAGGGGTACGACCCGGCCGCCGATTCGCTCCTCTTCGTCCGCACCCCCGAGCAGGCCCGCAGGACCCGGGGCGTGCGGCGCGTCGTCGCCCGCCACCAGGCGGAGCTGTTCTTCCCGCTGCTCTCCCTCCAGGCGCTGGGTCTTGCCGTCGTCACCGGGGTGACCCTCGTGCGGGGCACGGTCCGCCATCCGGGGTGGGAGCGGACGCTGGCCGTGCTGCACTACCTCCTCGTGGCGGCGCTGCTGCTCGTCGTCCTCACCCCCCTCCAGGCCCTGGCGTTCACCGGGGTGTGCGGGGCGGTGCTCGGCGTCTACCTGGGGTGCGTCTTCGCCCCCAACCACAAGGGCATGCCGATGACCGGCCCGGACGCGGGGCGCGCGGATTACTTCCGGCGCCAGGTGCTGCCCTCCCGCAATCTGCGCGCGGGCCGGTTCGTCCACGCCGTCTTCGGCGGCCTCGGGCACCAGATCGAGCACCACCTCTTCCCGTCGATGCCGGTGGTGGCGCTGCGCCCGGCTTCCCGCATCGTGCGCGCCTACTGCGCGGAGGTGGGGGTGCCGTACGCCGAGGCAGGTCTGGTCGACTCGTTCCGCGAGATCCTGCGGGACCTGCGCGCGGTCGGCCGCTGCGCGGAAGCCCCCTCGCCTGCCGCGGCGCGGACCGCGGACGTCGGGGGCGCCCGATGA
- a CDS encoding cold-shock protein, producing MAERQNGTVKWFNDEKGYGFITPESGADLFVHFRAIEGNGFKSLKEGQKVTFEAVQGQKGMQADRVQVLA from the coding sequence ATGGCCGAGCGCCAGAACGGCACCGTGAAGTGGTTCAACGACGAAAAGGGATACGGCTTCATCACGCCGGAGTCCGGGGCTGATCTGTTCGTGCATTTCCGGGCGATCGAGGGGAACGGCTTCAAGTCCCTGAAGGAGGGCCAGAAGGTCACCTTCGAGGCTGTCCAGGGCCAGAAGGGGATGCAGGCGGACAGGGTCCAGGTGTTGGCCTAG
- a CDS encoding zeta toxin family protein — MPLAGSGAVDQVHEVGDGCECAGHRARFAAGDRTGTIVPGDWVAPFEDFGHNLAHYREVGRLDGLGPLADPSGWMASLTEWRRAGYRIEVVALAVPEAVSQLGVLDRCLRLAEDGAARYVSWDSRGACAAALPRALEAVETGGLADRVTVVRRGAGVVYANELDGGGRWRRPVGAAEAVDTEWARPWSAAETGAFRRRLADADRRAHDPRLPADWALAIRRDAERAAALAEPVRRTTQPRRDAPGADYHRLSAEEHRWIFDHLIVPDLLEGITPQESPIAVFFMGNPVRDSSPG, encoded by the coding sequence GTGCCGTTGGCAGGCTCCGGGGCCGTCGACCAGGTCCACGAAGTCGGCGATGGCTGCGAGTGCGCAGGTCATCGCGCGCGGTTCGCTGCCGGGGATCGGACCGGCACCATCGTGCCAGGCGACTGGGTCGCGCCCTTCGAAGACTTCGGTCACAATCTTGCGCACTATCGGGAGGTCGGACGGCTCGACGGCCTCGGCCCACTGGCCGATCCGTCCGGCTGGATGGCGTCGCTGACGGAATGGCGGCGGGCGGGGTACCGGATCGAGGTGGTGGCCCTGGCGGTGCCGGAGGCGGTCAGCCAGCTCGGTGTACTGGACCGGTGTCTGCGGCTCGCCGAGGATGGGGCGGCCCGGTACGTGTCCTGGGACAGCCGGGGCGCCTGCGCCGCAGCGCTCCCCCGGGCCCTTGAAGCTGTTGAGACTGGGGGGTTGGCCGACCGGGTGACCGTCGTCCGCCGCGGTGCCGGCGTCGTGTACGCCAACGAGCTCGACGGCGGCGGACGTTGGCGACGTCCGGTAGGTGCGGCGGAGGCGGTGGACACCGAGTGGGCACGCCCGTGGAGCGCGGCCGAGACCGGCGCGTTCCGCCGGCGGCTCGCCGACGCCGACCGCCGCGCTCATGATCCGCGGCTCCCCGCAGACTGGGCGCTGGCCATACGCCGTGACGCCGAGCGGGCCGCCGCGCTCGCGGAACCGGTCCGCCGTACCACCCAGCCGAGGCGGGATGCGCCCGGTGCCGACTACCACCGGCTCTCCGCCGAGGAGCACCGCTGGATCTTCGACCACCTGATCGTCCCGGACCTGCTGGAGGGCATCACGCCCCAGGAGAGTCCGATCGCCGTATTCTTCATGGGAAACCCGGTGCGGGACTCAAGCCCGGGATGA